In Zingiber officinale cultivar Zhangliang chromosome 8B, Zo_v1.1, whole genome shotgun sequence, a single genomic region encodes these proteins:
- the LOC122015645 gene encoding oxysterol-binding protein-related protein 3A-like translates to MGSKDEKPASSGGFFSAITSSVRNWGSAVHKSVNGLLGYEGLEVINPEGGTDDAEEEAHRGRWKQEERDSYWRMMQKYIGSDVTSMVTLPVIIFEPMTMIQKMAELMEYSHLLDLADECEDPYMRLVYSSSWAISVYYAYQRTWKPFNPILGETYEMVNHGGLTFISEQVSHHPPMGAGHAENDHFSYDITSKLKTKFLGNSVEVYPVGRTRVKLKKAGVVLDLVPPPTKVNNLIFGRTWVDSPGEMIMTNLTTGDKVVLYFQPCGWFGAERYEVDGYVYSAEEEPKILMTGKWNESMSCQPCDQEGEPLPGTELKEVWRVAAAPEKDKFQYTYFAHKINSFETAPKKLLASDSRLRPDRYALEKGDLGKSGAEKTRLEERQRAEKRIREARGEQFTPRWFNMTGEVTPTPWGDLEVYEYNGKYTEHRARIDNSDSIDEVDNTSIEFNLWQYSDSASH, encoded by the exons ATGGGTTCCAAGGATGAGAAGCCCGCCAGCAGTGGTGGTTTCTTCTCCGCGATCACGTCGAGTGTGCGGAATTGGGGCAGTGCTGTGCATAAGTCTGTAAACGG GTTATTGGGTTATGAAGGACTTGAAGTTATCAATCCTGAAGGAGGCACTGATGATGCTGAGGAAGAAGCCCACCGAGGAAGATGGAAGCAGGAG GAACGAGATAGTTATTGGAGGATGATGCAGAAATACATAGGATCAGATGTAACATCAATGGTCACATTGCCTGTCATCATTTTTGAGCCAATGACAATGATACAGAAAATGGCCGAG TTGATGGAGTACTCTCACTTGTTAGATCTGGCAGATGAATGTGAGGACCCCTACATGCGTCTAGTTTATTCCT CTTCATGGGCAATCTCTGTCTATTATGCCTATCAAAGAACATGGAAACCCTTCAATCCTATCCTCGGTGAGACCTATGAAATGGTTAATCATGGCGGTCTGACATTCATTTCTGAGCAG GTTAGCCATCATCCTCCAATGGGAGCTGGACATGCTGAGAATGATCATTTTTCGTATGATATCACATCaaaattgaaaacaaaatttCTAGGAAATTCAGTGGAAGTTTATCCAGTTGGAAG GACAAGGGTGAAGCTGAAGAAAGCTGGCGTTGTATTGGATTTAGTGCCTCCTCCCACCAAGGTTAATAACCTCATTTTTGGGCGCACATGGGTTGATTCACCCGGGGAGATGATCATGACAAACTTGACTACTGGAGACAAAGTCGTGCTATACTTCCAACCATGTGGTTGGTTTGG GGCGGAGCGATATGAAGTGGATGGTTATGTATACAGTGCAGAAGAAGAACCAAAAATATTGATGACAGGGAAATGGAATGAGTCGATGAGTTGTCAGCCATGTGATCAAGAAGGAGAACCGTTGCCAGGGACCGAACTAAAGGAG GTATGGAGAGTTGCTGCTGCCCCAGAAAAGGATAAATTCCAATATACCTATTTCGCACACAAGATAAACAGCTTTGAGACTGCGCCTAAAAAGTTGCTGGCTTCAGATTCTCGGTTGCGACCTGATCGATATGCTCTCGAGAAAGGTGATTTGGGCAAGTCAGGTGCTGAAAAGACCAG ATTGGAGGAGCGGCAAAGAGCAGAGAAAAGAATTCGAGAGGCTCGAGGGGAGCAATTCACTCCGAGATGGTTCAACATGACCGGCGAAGTTACCCCTACGCCTTGGGGTGACTTGGAGGTATACGAATACAACGGAAAATACACAGAACATCGGGCTAGAATTGATAACTCAGATTCAATCGACGAGGTCGATAACACCTCAATTGAGTTCAACCTGTGGCAATATAGTGATTCGGCCTCCCACTAA